A DNA window from Pseudarthrobacter sp. W1I19 contains the following coding sequences:
- a CDS encoding vitamin K epoxide reductase family protein, producing MPSISPVSGSPAPGRSLNQDRDPAARTAGAVPPMTRNRPFGWLLVITGAIGWLASGTLVLEKLEVLKDPNHVTVCDVNPWISCGEVMKTWQSSLFGFPNMFIGIVAFAIIITVGMALLAGAAFARWYWLGLQAGVTLGFAFVVWLWSQALYDIHVLCPFCMIVWAAMIPLFVWTTVRNIAAGVIPVPANAARIIGDSGWIITVLLYVAVIATIFFAFIQVFAGTSGF from the coding sequence ATGCCCAGTATCTCCCCCGTCAGCGGTTCCCCTGCCCCGGGACGGAGCCTGAACCAGGACAGGGACCCGGCTGCCCGGACAGCAGGAGCCGTTCCACCCATGACGCGGAACCGGCCCTTCGGCTGGCTGCTGGTGATCACGGGGGCCATCGGCTGGCTCGCCTCCGGGACCCTGGTCCTGGAAAAGCTCGAGGTCCTCAAGGACCCCAACCACGTCACCGTGTGCGATGTAAACCCGTGGATCTCCTGCGGCGAGGTGATGAAGACGTGGCAGAGTTCCCTCTTTGGCTTCCCCAATATGTTCATCGGCATCGTTGCGTTCGCCATCATCATCACGGTAGGCATGGCCCTCCTGGCCGGGGCAGCGTTCGCCCGCTGGTACTGGCTGGGGCTGCAGGCAGGTGTCACTCTGGGCTTCGCGTTCGTGGTGTGGCTGTGGTCCCAGGCCCTGTACGACATCCACGTCCTTTGCCCGTTCTGCATGATCGTGTGGGCCGCGATGATTCCATTGTTCGTCTGGACCACGGTCCGCAACATCGCCGCCGGTGTGATCCCGGTGCCTGCGAACGCAGCCCGCATCATCGGCGACTCCGGCTGGATCATCACCGTACTGCTCTACGTTGCCGTTATCGCCACCATCTTCTTCGCGTTCATCCAGGTCTTCGCAGGAACCTCCGGATTCTAA